From the Bacteroidota bacterium genome, one window contains:
- a CDS encoding gamma carbonic anhydrase family protein, which translates to MALLLPVKGIHPVFGENCFLAPNATVVGDVVMGKSCSVWFNAVVRGDVHSIRIGDKVNIQDGAIIHCTYQKAATVIGNNVNIGHNALVHGCTLKDNVLVGMGAIIMDHAVVEPFSIVAAGSIVLENTIVESGFIYAGAPAKKIKAISAEQRLLLEELADRYVMYSGWYK; encoded by the coding sequence ATGGCACTTCTGTTACCTGTTAAAGGAATCCACCCTGTTTTTGGGGAAAATTGTTTTTTGGCGCCAAATGCCACAGTCGTTGGTGATGTGGTGATGGGAAAAAGCTGCAGTGTATGGTTTAACGCTGTTGTGCGCGGAGATGTGCATTCTATCCGTATTGGCGATAAAGTCAATATCCAGGACGGAGCGATTATCCATTGCACCTATCAGAAAGCGGCAACCGTGATCGGTAACAATGTGAATATCGGACACAATGCACTGGTGCATGGGTGTACTTTAAAAGACAATGTCCTGGTTGGAATGGGCGCGATCATCATGGATCATGCAGTTGTGGAACCGTTTAGCATCGTGGCTGCAGGATCAATAGTTCTTGAAAACACCATTGTTGAATCCGGATTCATTTATGCCGGAGCCCCCGCAAAAAAAATCAAAGCCATCAGCGCCGAACAAAGACTCCTACTCGAAGAACTGGCGGACAGGTATGTGATGTATAGTGGGTGGTATAAGTGA
- a CDS encoding glutamate racemase has protein sequence MTAKKKPGGVSANRPIGIFDSGIGGLTVANAIQNVLPNESLVYFGDTAHLPYGDKSPDSIKYYAIRISQFLLKENCKMIVIACNTASAMAYETVKDFVGNAVPVVNVIDPVVDYVTGNKKHHKIGVIGTKGTIKSDIYAKKIHTKGKKLEVASLATPLLAPMIEEGFFDNKISRTVIASYLDSRKLAKIDSLILACTHYPLIKKEVEEYYKNGIDIVDSAGVVADSVKDILKKEKQLAPKRKPIHHFYVSDFTKSFEESTKYFFKNKIHLEKKDIWM, from the coding sequence ATGACTGCTAAAAAGAAGCCGGGCGGAGTGTCCGCCAATCGTCCCATCGGAATTTTCGATTCAGGAATCGGCGGGCTGACTGTCGCCAACGCCATTCAGAATGTATTGCCGAATGAATCCCTCGTTTATTTCGGGGATACCGCGCATTTGCCTTATGGCGACAAATCGCCCGATTCGATCAAGTATTACGCGATCCGGATCAGTCAGTTTTTGCTCAAGGAAAATTGTAAAATGATCGTGATCGCCTGCAATACAGCTTCCGCAATGGCTTACGAAACCGTCAAAGATTTTGTAGGCAATGCCGTACCGGTCGTCAATGTAATCGATCCGGTTGTGGATTATGTTACTGGCAATAAGAAGCATCATAAAATTGGCGTGATCGGTACCAAAGGCACCATCAAAAGCGATATCTACGCGAAGAAAATTCATACCAAAGGAAAAAAACTGGAAGTGGCTTCACTCGCCACGCCATTACTTGCTCCAATGATCGAAGAAGGATTCTTTGATAACAAGATCAGCCGGACAGTAATTGCTTCCTATCTGGATAGCCGGAAACTCGCGAAGATCGACTCCCTCATTCTCGCCTGCACTCATTATCCGCTCATTAAAAAAGAAGTAGAAGAGTATTACAAAAATGGAATTGATATCGTCGATTCCGCCGGCGTCGTCGCGGATTCAGTGAAAGATATTCTGAAAAAAGAAAAGCAACTCGCCCCCAAACGCAAACCCATACACCATTTCTACGTTTCCGATTTTACAAAATCATTCGAAGAAAGCACCAAGTACTTTTTCAAAAATAAAATACATCTGGAGAAGAAGGATATTTGGATGTAG